One window of Anaerolineales bacterium genomic DNA carries:
- a CDS encoding DUF4230 domain-containing protein: MKNTFNTIMSILILVVLAAGVYFIVETVRETAAAASQPIEQVNQANYALQTQMAQLMNPTPTIIPDPVTYINEIRALARLETIQYSVSQVMTGEDRQGTLGFAFGTKILVVVHGSVIAGIDMEKIQPGDMRLENGILYVNLPPAEILAVTLDTEKVEVYTLQEGLLADVDPTLVLQTIQGGQDKILSVALDDGILLQAEQNAEAYLLRFFSALGYDTVIFPQD; the protein is encoded by the coding sequence ATGAAAAACACGTTTAACACGATCATGTCCATCCTGATTTTGGTGGTGCTTGCCGCCGGTGTCTATTTTATCGTAGAGACCGTGCGCGAGACCGCCGCGGCGGCATCGCAACCGATCGAGCAGGTGAATCAAGCCAATTATGCCCTGCAGACTCAGATGGCGCAATTGATGAATCCCACGCCCACGATCATCCCGGACCCCGTGACGTATATCAATGAGATTCGCGCGCTCGCCCGGTTGGAAACGATCCAGTACAGCGTTTCTCAGGTGATGACGGGCGAGGATCGGCAGGGGACTCTCGGCTTTGCCTTTGGTACAAAGATCCTTGTTGTCGTGCATGGCTCCGTGATCGCTGGAATCGATATGGAGAAGATCCAGCCAGGAGATATGCGTCTCGAGAATGGGATTTTGTATGTGAACCTTCCACCGGCTGAAATCCTTGCTGTCACGTTGGATACGGAGAAGGTCGAAGTGTACACGCTTCAGGAAGGACTGCTGGCAGATGTGGACCCGACTCTGGTTTTGCAGACCATTCAGGGCGGGCAGGACAAGATCCTGAGCGTTGCGCTGGATGATGGGATCCTCCTACAGGCGGAACAGAATGCCGAAGCATACTTGTTGAGATTCTTCAGCGCGCTTGGGTATGACACGGTCATCTTCCCTCAGGATTGA
- a CDS encoding HDIG domain-containing protein, whose amino-acid sequence MTREEALALVREYVKNEGLVRHMLSVEAAMRFYAEKFGEDAEAWGLIGLLHDFDWEIHPSLEHHPQDGAPILRERGVPEDIVQDILSHADHLNLPRDTIRRKAICACDEVTGLITAVALVRPSRSLYDLEASSVKKKWRDKAFAAGTDRGEMERAAKEFGVDLWEHVGNVIQAMRRIAPELDLVGNLG is encoded by the coding sequence ATGACTCGTGAAGAAGCCCTTGCCCTTGTCCGCGAATACGTCAAGAACGAAGGATTGGTGCGGCACATGCTGTCTGTCGAAGCCGCGATGCGTTTCTACGCCGAAAAATTCGGCGAGGATGCGGAAGCCTGGGGCTTGATCGGTCTTCTGCACGATTTTGATTGGGAGATCCACCCATCCCTGGAACATCATCCGCAGGACGGCGCACCCATCCTGCGCGAACGCGGCGTGCCAGAAGATATTGTTCAGGATATCCTGAGTCACGCCGACCATCTCAACCTGCCTCGCGACACGATACGACGCAAAGCCATCTGCGCCTGCGACGAAGTGACCGGACTCATCACCGCTGTTGCGCTTGTGCGCCCGTCGCGCTCGTTGTACGATCTCGAGGCGAGTTCGGTCAAAAAGAAGTGGAGGGATAAAGCCTTCGCCGCCGGGACGGACCGCGGGGAGATGGAACGCGCCGCAAAGGAATTCGGCGTGGACTTGTGGGAACACGTCGGCAATGTAATTCAAGCCATGCGAAGGATCGCGCCGGAGTTGGACCTGGTTGGGAATTTGGGATGA
- a CDS encoding sulfatase → MKRILLVACALLLSACVTEELPPPYNPPTPVIDHAPTIFDIDIPSPASPERFNDPRPNIILIVTDDQPYHTVDYMPFVKTELMENGVVFENGFATTPLCCPSRASILSGQYAHNHQVLTNNLPMGGAPKFDAETSFSIQLKECGYQTAYLGKYMNGYDDLAPLGVVQPGWDVWNVFLGRNIVEREEAGNLQYYYNFSLSQNGEIVEYKRNDFNFSADVITNLALAFIRDSKDTPFFMTVNYYNPHSPYIRAPRHKDSFRASTGWDWVQYRPPSFNEENIRDKPDYIGDLSPLSESELDTIHLQILRSLLSVDDGVASIAAALKKAGLDENTIIIFTSDNGLTIGDHRFGATKNCPYEACVKVPFIVYGPGYFEPRIDPSLVANIDLYATIAEWAGFHVPATVDGLSMSPLLEDPNAPWRDALLLEHWPTEEGVGSMIPEFHSIRTPEWKYTEYSTGETELYDLVNDPHEMLNVAGKSAYREIQTELAERLQSLKKE, encoded by the coding sequence ATGAAACGAATCCTGCTCGTTGCATGTGCACTCCTGCTTTCCGCCTGCGTCACAGAAGAACTGCCCCCGCCATACAACCCTCCCACGCCCGTCATCGATCATGCGCCTACGATCTTCGATATCGACATCCCATCTCCCGCCTCGCCGGAGAGATTTAACGACCCGCGCCCGAACATCATTCTCATCGTCACCGACGACCAGCCCTATCACACCGTCGATTACATGCCTTTCGTCAAAACCGAATTGATGGAGAACGGCGTCGTCTTCGAGAACGGTTTTGCCACCACGCCATTGTGCTGCCCGAGCCGCGCGAGCATTTTATCCGGCCAGTATGCGCACAACCATCAGGTGTTGACGAACAACCTGCCCATGGGCGGCGCGCCAAAGTTCGATGCGGAAACCAGCTTCTCGATCCAATTGAAGGAGTGCGGTTACCAAACGGCTTATCTCGGCAAATACATGAACGGTTACGATGACCTGGCGCCTCTCGGTGTCGTACAGCCAGGCTGGGATGTGTGGAATGTTTTTCTCGGCAGGAACATCGTGGAAAGGGAAGAGGCGGGCAACCTTCAGTATTATTACAACTTCAGCCTTTCACAGAATGGCGAGATCGTCGAATACAAACGCAACGATTTCAACTTCAGCGCCGACGTTATTACGAATCTGGCATTGGCTTTCATTCGCGATTCGAAAGACACGCCGTTCTTCATGACGGTCAATTACTACAACCCGCATTCCCCCTACATCCGCGCGCCCCGCCACAAGGATTCCTTCCGCGCCAGCACCGGCTGGGACTGGGTGCAATACCGCCCGCCCAGTTTCAACGAGGAGAACATCCGCGACAAGCCGGATTACATCGGGGACCTCTCGCCTCTTTCCGAGTCCGAGTTGGATACCATCCATTTGCAGATTCTGCGCTCGCTCCTCTCCGTGGATGACGGCGTCGCTTCCATTGCCGCCGCTTTGAAGAAAGCCGGGCTGGATGAGAACACCATCATCATCTTTACCTCAGACAACGGCCTGACCATCGGCGATCACCGCTTCGGCGCGACGAAGAACTGTCCCTACGAAGCCTGCGTCAAAGTCCCGTTCATCGTGTATGGACCGGGCTACTTCGAACCGCGAATCGATCCCAGTCTTGTCGCCAACATCGACCTCTATGCCACAATTGCAGAATGGGCAGGGTTCCACGTTCCCGCTACTGTGGACGGCTTGAGCATGAGTCCTTTGCTTGAAGACCCAAATGCGCCGTGGAGGGACGCCCTTTTACTCGAACACTGGCCCACCGAAGAGGGAGTTGGCTCGATGATTCCCGAGTTCCATTCCATTCGCACGCCTGAATGGAAATATACCGAATACTCCACGGGGGAAACGGAATTGTACGATCTGGTCAACGACCCGCATGAGATGCTGAACGTGGCGGGGAAGTCAGCCTACCGCGAGATACAAACGGAATTGGCGGAACGATTGCAATCCTTGAAGAAGGAATGA
- the gyrA gene encoding DNA gyrase subunit A: protein MELGIVRKIDIDSEMQQAYLDYAMSVIVSRALPDARDGMKPVQRRILYAMYDMGIRSDSPYKKSARIVGEVLGKYHPHGDSSVYEAMARLAQDFSMRTMLVDGQGNFGSVDGDPPAAMRYTEARLTSAALDILNDLNKNTVDFTPNFDDTLEEPSVLPSAIPNLLVNGATGIAVGMATSIPPHNLSEVVDALVFMLERWEKLDDIDVEQLMKFVKGPDFPTGGLIIEEKGDEGIESAYGSGRGRITVQAKAHIEEMERGKSRIIVSELPYMVNKSSLIERIAELARDGHLEGLSDLRDESDRQGMRIVLELTKNADPNFVLRDLYKRTPMQTTFSINLLALVDGEPRTLTLKQALRVYLEHRLTVIKRRAQFDLEKAKARQHVLEGYLVALKNLNEIIELIRSASDVETARAKLMKRYKLTEIQANAILDMQLRRLAALERKKIETEYKEVTATIAQLTKLLKTPRLMRDMVAEELLKVKTAYGDRRRTQVVSVKEGAKAGSAITASQLPHASVWIGVTDDGLVSRTADEKQPRHSGNDAPRFLVKASTTDTIYFVSKLGKAAAVAAHLIPEASKLGQGVPWHRVSPLSDTDTLSAVFALPANKSTLGEEICVLTATRFGMIKKSLVTELPGPSSQTFALVKVNEGDKLNTVAITDGKKEILLVTAMGMAIRFKEDDVRPMGLVAAGVNGMKLEDKDEVVGAEILPAEGDIFLLTNDGKAKRVDQKDFPVQGRYGKGVVAWDLPGKSTLAAVASGKPNHVATIHMSKGAPKSTRLDAAGLRKRASSKGDVVVEVKPGETVTALAVGWMLESYVKVEEPKKKERKQKAVKSPAKRTAKPAKKTKAKPAKKASKPVKAKKKPAPKKKRK, encoded by the coding sequence ATGGAACTTGGTATCGTACGAAAAATAGACATCGACAGCGAAATGCAGCAGGCGTATCTCGACTACGCCATGTCCGTCATCGTGTCTCGCGCGCTGCCCGATGCCCGCGACGGCATGAAGCCAGTGCAGAGACGCATCTTGTATGCGATGTACGACATGGGCATCCGTAGCGACTCGCCGTATAAGAAGTCCGCGAGGATCGTGGGTGAGGTGCTGGGCAAATATCACCCGCACGGTGACTCGTCGGTGTATGAGGCGATGGCTCGCCTCGCGCAGGATTTTTCCATGCGCACCATGCTGGTGGATGGTCAGGGAAACTTCGGTTCGGTGGATGGCGACCCGCCCGCTGCGATGCGTTACACCGAGGCGCGACTCACTTCCGCCGCGCTCGATATTTTGAACGATCTCAATAAAAATACGGTTGACTTCACCCCGAACTTCGACGATACCCTCGAAGAACCGAGCGTACTTCCTTCCGCGATTCCGAATCTGCTTGTGAACGGCGCGACGGGTATCGCCGTGGGCATGGCGACGTCGATCCCGCCTCATAACCTGAGTGAAGTTGTGGATGCCCTCGTGTTCATGCTCGAACGCTGGGAGAAGCTCGACGACATTGACGTGGAGCAGTTGATGAAGTTCGTCAAGGGGCCGGACTTCCCCACTGGCGGTCTCATCATCGAAGAAAAAGGCGACGAAGGAATCGAATCCGCGTATGGCTCGGGGCGTGGACGCATCACCGTGCAGGCGAAGGCGCACATCGAGGAGATGGAGCGCGGCAAGAGCCGCATCATCGTCTCTGAGTTACCGTACATGGTCAACAAATCCAGCCTGATCGAGCGCATCGCCGAACTGGCGCGTGATGGTCATCTCGAAGGGCTTTCGGACTTGCGCGATGAATCCGACCGTCAGGGCATGCGCATCGTTCTCGAACTGACCAAGAACGCCGACCCCAATTTTGTCCTGCGCGATCTCTACAAACGCACTCCGATGCAGACCACTTTCAGCATCAACCTGCTGGCATTGGTGGACGGTGAACCGCGCACCTTAACTCTCAAACAGGCACTCCGCGTCTATTTGGAGCACAGGCTCACGGTCATAAAGAGGCGGGCGCAATTCGATCTGGAAAAGGCAAAGGCGAGGCAGCACGTCCTGGAGGGGTATCTGGTCGCGTTGAAGAATCTGAACGAGATCATCGAACTGATTCGCTCCGCATCGGACGTGGAGACGGCTCGCGCCAAACTGATGAAGCGTTACAAGCTGACGGAGATTCAGGCGAACGCGATTCTCGATATGCAGTTGCGCCGTCTCGCCGCGCTCGAGCGTAAGAAGATCGAAACCGAATACAAGGAAGTGACAGCGACCATTGCGCAGTTGACCAAACTTTTGAAGACGCCCAGGTTGATGCGCGATATGGTTGCCGAAGAACTCTTGAAAGTGAAAACGGCTTACGGTGACCGGCGGCGCACGCAGGTTGTCAGCGTGAAAGAAGGCGCGAAGGCGGGTTCTGCGATCACAGCCAGTCAACTGCCGCACGCATCCGTGTGGATCGGCGTAACCGATGATGGACTCGTCTCACGCACCGCGGACGAAAAACAGCCGCGTCACTCCGGCAACGATGCGCCGCGATTCCTGGTGAAGGCTTCAACAACAGATACGATCTACTTCGTAAGCAAACTCGGCAAAGCCGCCGCGGTCGCCGCGCATTTGATCCCCGAAGCAAGCAAACTGGGACAGGGTGTGCCATGGCATCGTGTCTCGCCCTTGAGTGACACAGATACATTATCAGCAGTCTTTGCTTTGCCAGCGAATAAATCTACGTTAGGCGAAGAGATCTGCGTTCTCACTGCCACGCGCTTCGGCATGATCAAGAAGAGCCTCGTCACTGAGTTGCCTGGTCCATCATCGCAGACCTTTGCGCTGGTGAAGGTCAACGAAGGCGACAAACTCAACACGGTTGCCATCACGGATGGGAAAAAGGAAATCCTGCTCGTGACCGCGATGGGCATGGCGATCCGTTTCAAGGAGGACGACGTGCGCCCGATGGGACTCGTCGCGGCTGGCGTGAACGGAATGAAACTCGAAGATAAGGACGAAGTCGTCGGCGCGGAAATCCTGCCCGCGGAAGGCGATATCTTCCTGCTCACCAACGACGGCAAAGCCAAGCGCGTGGACCAAAAAGACTTCCCTGTTCAAGGTCGCTACGGCAAAGGTGTGGTCGCATGGGACTTGCCGGGTAAATCCACATTGGCGGCGGTTGCCTCTGGTAAACCAAACCACGTCGCGACGATTCACATGAGCAAGGGCGCGCCGAAATCCACAAGATTGGATGCGGCTGGTTTGAGAAAACGCGCCTCCTCAAAGGGAGATGTGGTGGTCGAGGTCAAGCCGGGCGAGACGGTTACTGCGCTGGCGGTTGGGTGGATGCTGGAGAGTTATGTCAAGGTGGAAGAGCCGAAGAAGAAAGAAAGGAAGCAGAAGGCTGTAAAGTCTCCTGCAAAAAGGACCGCTAAACCCGCTAAGAAGACCAAGGCGAAACCAGCGAAGAAGGCGTCCAAGCCAGTGAAGGCGAAGAAAAAACCTGCGCCAAAGAAGAAAAGGAAGTAA
- a CDS encoding SH3 domain-containing protein, with translation MRLLYDRRYVFLLFLLGGFACIIPDVMMPGTDPIRTAAAQTVIAELTQAISEPEVSAQPASTSTAEVVSPTWTPSLTPTITLTATPVFTPTALIPQITVSVDTNCRIGPGRVYPRVGALLVGEIAEVYGRDPTGRYWYIRNPDQAGGYCWVWGEYAILTGAYLYLPVFTPPPTPTPTFTPTATITPTLQPNFTLAYQGSDSCSGWWMEVRVRNSSSVTFRSMKFDIRDLVAGQKLIALSDGFANVDGCSAITTKDVLVPGDEFVISSPVFPYDPTGNEMAVHLTLCSQPSQKGDCVKRNLKFTP, from the coding sequence ATGCGCCTGCTTTACGACCGTCGCTATGTGTTTTTACTCTTTTTGTTAGGGGGTTTTGCCTGTATCATCCCAGACGTGATGATGCCGGGGACCGACCCGATTCGGACCGCCGCCGCGCAAACTGTTATCGCGGAGCTTACTCAAGCCATTTCCGAACCGGAGGTTTCCGCCCAACCTGCCTCAACCTCAACTGCTGAGGTGGTCTCTCCCACGTGGACACCATCTCTCACCCCTACCATCACACTGACCGCCACCCCTGTTTTCACTCCTACAGCGCTCATTCCCCAGATCACCGTTTCTGTTGATACAAATTGCCGGATAGGACCCGGGCGGGTGTATCCACGAGTGGGAGCCTTGTTGGTGGGTGAGATCGCTGAAGTGTACGGGCGAGACCCGACAGGCAGGTATTGGTATATTCGCAATCCCGACCAGGCCGGCGGATATTGCTGGGTCTGGGGTGAATATGCCATATTGACCGGGGCTTATCTTTACTTACCGGTTTTCACACCACCGCCCACGCCAACTCCCACCTTCACGCCCACTGCCACTATTACACCCACGCTTCAACCGAATTTCACCCTCGCCTATCAGGGCAGCGATTCCTGTTCAGGTTGGTGGATGGAGGTACGTGTAAGGAATTCAAGTTCGGTAACCTTTCGATCTATGAAGTTCGATATCCGTGATTTGGTCGCAGGTCAAAAGTTAATCGCCCTCAGCGACGGTTTCGCCAATGTCGACGGCTGTTCGGCAATAACCACAAAGGATGTCCTCGTTCCCGGCGATGAGTTTGTCATCAGTTCACCAGTATTTCCCTATGATCCAACTGGTAACGAAATGGCCGTTCATTTGACTTTATGCAGTCAGCCAAGCCAGAAGGGAGATTGCGTGAAGCGAAATTTAAAATTTACCCCATAG
- a CDS encoding YdcF family protein — protein sequence MFGKFLKFFWRALLAAAVGLLLPRIVMGLYAIPRTFTADDVPKTRIAIVFGAGLLRDGSAGPVLSDRMLTAVNLYQSGKIEKILISGDNRFIEYNEPEAGRQFALEHGVPDEDVVLDYAGRRTYDTCYRAKDIFGVDEAILITQEFHMPRALALCNWFGIESTGVEAANRYFLKRARLWWNLRETFAAFQAAWDMLVAKPLPVLGEPEPIQ from the coding sequence ATGTTCGGTAAGTTCTTGAAATTTTTTTGGCGGGCTTTGCTCGCGGCCGCCGTTGGTTTGTTGTTGCCAAGAATTGTCATGGGGCTGTACGCGATCCCAAGAACGTTTACAGCGGACGACGTGCCCAAAACACGAATCGCGATCGTTTTCGGCGCTGGCTTGCTGCGCGACGGCTCGGCTGGACCGGTGCTGAGCGACCGCATGTTGACCGCCGTCAATCTTTATCAATCCGGAAAGATCGAAAAAATTCTGATCAGCGGCGATAACCGCTTTATCGAATACAATGAGCCGGAAGCCGGGCGGCAGTTCGCGCTCGAACACGGGGTGCCCGATGAAGACGTCGTACTCGACTACGCGGGCAGGCGCACGTACGATACCTGTTACCGCGCAAAGGACATCTTCGGCGTGGACGAGGCGATCTTGATCACGCAGGAGTTTCACATGCCGAGGGCGCTGGCGCTTTGCAACTGGTTCGGCATCGAATCGACGGGAGTCGAGGCGGCGAACCGTTATTTCCTCAAACGCGCGCGCCTGTGGTGGAACCTCCGCGAGACATTTGCCGCCTTCCAAGCCGCATGGGACATGCTGGTCGCGAAGCCCCTGCCTGTTTTGGGCGAGCCAGAGCCGATACAATAG
- a CDS encoding TIR domain-containing protein, with translation MENPKLFISYSWSSPEHEQWVLNLATELRENGVDVILDKWDLKEGQDSDAFMEKMVTDEGVKKVAMICDKTYATKADKREGGVGTEAQIISRKIYERTDQNKFVAVVAEKDDNDKAYLPTYYRSRIYIDLSDRNLYTKNFDQLLRWVFDKPLYQKPDVGKTPSFLDETKSPSLNTTTAFRRLINAIKNGEEHARGALDEFYDLFAANLENFRIDKVEGEYDELVLENIKSFLPYRDQVVEVFLTIAQYNSMEGAINQTHSFFEKLIPYLTKREHVTKWNDWDFDNFRIIVHELFLYCIAAFIKKDYVNGARYMLNQRYFFDDLSRDDNRMRRMTIFSPYIKSLEYRNNRLKLNRLSLHADVIKDRAYGVLGINFADIMQADFIIYVCDLLGRLNQKENDKDFSEWWPMTLVYAEYRSRPFEVFARAQQKEYFDKLKRILGIQNKANIDDLVTAIRAGSIQTVRIRGWGRFDLVSLMNYTSLATI, from the coding sequence ATGGAAAACCCCAAACTTTTTATTTCTTATAGCTGGTCATCCCCAGAACATGAACAATGGGTTCTAAATCTGGCAACCGAGTTGCGGGAAAATGGTGTTGATGTCATTCTTGACAAGTGGGATTTGAAAGAGGGGCAAGATTCAGATGCGTTTATGGAAAAAATGGTTACCGATGAAGGTGTAAAGAAGGTGGCAATGATATGTGACAAGACGTATGCGACAAAAGCAGATAAAAGAGAAGGCGGTGTTGGTACAGAAGCCCAAATAATCTCTCGTAAAATTTACGAACGTACAGATCAAAACAAATTTGTTGCGGTTGTTGCCGAAAAAGACGATAATGATAAGGCTTATTTACCTACTTATTACCGTTCTAGAATTTACATTGATTTGAGTGATCGTAACTTGTATACAAAAAATTTTGACCAGCTACTACGATGGGTTTTTGATAAGCCGCTTTACCAAAAGCCTGATGTAGGAAAGACACCATCGTTCTTAGATGAAACGAAATCACCGTCATTAAATACCACAACAGCATTTAGAAGATTAATTAATGCCATTAAGAATGGTGAAGAACATGCAAGGGGCGCCCTTGACGAGTTTTATGATTTATTTGCCGCCAACCTGGAAAATTTCCGGATTGACAAGGTCGAAGGGGAGTATGATGAACTTGTTTTAGAGAACATAAAAAGCTTTTTGCCATATAGAGATCAAGTAGTAGAAGTTTTTCTGACAATAGCTCAATATAACTCTATGGAAGGTGCTATTAATCAAACGCACAGTTTTTTTGAAAAACTTATTCCGTACTTGACTAAACGCGAGCATGTAACAAAGTGGAACGATTGGGATTTCGATAATTTTAGAATAATTGTCCATGAATTGTTTTTATATTGCATTGCTGCTTTTATAAAAAAGGACTATGTGAACGGGGCTAGATATATGCTTAACCAGAGGTATTTCTTCGACGATCTCAGTCGTGATGATAACCGAATGAGGCGAATGACAATTTTTAGTCCCTACATAAAATCGCTTGAGTATCGAAACAACAGGTTGAAGTTAAATAGATTGTCGCTGCATGCTGATGTTATCAAGGACCGTGCGTATGGGGTTTTGGGAATAAACTTCGCTGACATTATGCAAGCTGACTTTATTATTTATGTTTGCGATTTATTAGGAAGATTAAATCAAAAAGAAAACGATAAGGATTTTAGCGAGTGGTGGCCTATGACACTTGTTTATGCTGAATACAGAAGTAGGCCTTTCGAAGTATTTGCAAGAGCTCAACAAAAAGAATATTTTGATAAATTAAAAAGAATTCTTGGCATCCAAAATAAGGCAAACATTGATGATCTTGTCACGGCAATTAGAGCGGGCAGTATTCAAACTGTAAGAATTAGAGGGTGGGGAAGGTTCGACCTGGTGAGTTTAATGAACTATACCTCTTTAGCGACGATATAA
- a CDS encoding phosphate/phosphite/phosphonate ABC transporter substrate-binding protein, whose product MLETKKVLLTITLFFTLGCSFPLQVTLGTPTAIPTSTLTPGPTQAPQTPPEPGTENNPLILALAPNPRPTDPVISAGDRLAAYLEERTGYRIVTVIPASEDELVESLANGNAHIASLSPYAFVLARENNSVTALLARVRNGGMFYGAQIIINRDGEFTAYFDETRGENITDAVTALKQFADKKPCWSDETSPSGYVVPLGLLSQSQVQTRAGAFLAGQPNVVRGVYADDICDFGATFVDARESPVLEADYPDVMDRILVAWRIPDIIPYENISMSAALPFEMRRGIQRGLIDFMTTPEGKAAMQTIYGFDEMSPVDDAAYAEFIVYVTASGLDLLDLIE is encoded by the coding sequence ATGCTCGAAACAAAAAAAGTCCTGCTTACGATAACACTATTCTTTACGCTTGGATGTTCATTTCCGTTGCAGGTGACGTTGGGGACTCCCACAGCGATTCCTACCAGCACGCTGACTCCCGGTCCCACACAGGCGCCTCAGACTCCGCCCGAGCCTGGCACTGAAAACAATCCCTTGATCCTCGCCCTCGCTCCAAACCCGCGTCCGACCGATCCTGTCATTTCTGCGGGCGACAGGCTTGCCGCTTATCTCGAAGAACGAACCGGGTACCGCATCGTGACAGTGATTCCCGCCTCGGAAGATGAATTGGTCGAGTCGCTTGCAAATGGGAATGCCCACATCGCTTCGCTTTCGCCGTATGCATTCGTGCTTGCGCGCGAGAATAATTCGGTCACGGCATTGCTGGCGCGAGTCCGCAACGGGGGGATGTTCTATGGGGCGCAGATCATCATCAACCGAGACGGCGAATTCACCGCCTACTTCGATGAGACTCGCGGAGAGAATATCACAGACGCCGTCACCGCCCTGAAACAATTCGCCGATAAAAAACCCTGCTGGAGCGACGAGACTTCGCCATCGGGGTATGTGGTGCCGCTCGGGCTGCTGAGTCAGTCCCAGGTCCAGACGAGAGCCGGGGCATTTCTCGCAGGTCAGCCCAATGTGGTGCGCGGAGTCTACGCTGATGACATCTGTGATTTCGGCGCGACCTTTGTCGATGCCCGCGAATCGCCCGTCCTCGAAGCGGATTATCCCGACGTGATGGATAGAATCCTTGTGGCGTGGCGCATCCCGGATATCATTCCGTATGAAAATATTTCCATGTCTGCAGCGCTGCCTTTTGAAATGCGGCGCGGCATCCAACGCGGGCTCATCGATTTCATGACGACACCCGAAGGCAAAGCCGCCATGCAGACGATCTATGGCTTTGATGAAATGTCGCCGGTGGATGATGCCGCATACGCGGAGTTCATTGTCTATGTGACCGCATCGGGGCTGGACCTGCTGGATTTGATAGAATAG
- a CDS encoding DUF433 domain-containing protein → MRIDWHKFIMVDPEIHHGEPCMAGTRIPVSTIIQSREDGMTVDEILSAYPQLSREAVEAVLAYRSEVAWERLIEIGRKMGKGSKNKKSAVEILSEMRR, encoded by the coding sequence ATGAGAATAGACTGGCATAAATTTATCATGGTTGACCCTGAAATCCATCATGGAGAGCCGTGCATGGCTGGTACGCGCATCCCTGTTTCGACGATCATTCAAAGTAGAGAAGACGGCATGACCGTTGACGAAATTCTCTCCGCATATCCCCAGTTGAGCAGGGAAGCGGTGGAGGCTGTTCTGGCTTATCGGAGTGAAGTGGCTTGGGAACGACTGATTGAAATTGGTAGAAAAATGGGCAAGGGATCTAAGAACAAGAAAAGCGCGGTGGAAATTCTTTCAGAAATGCGGCGTTGA